In Sus scrofa isolate TJ Tabasco breed Duroc chromosome 12, Sscrofa11.1, whole genome shotgun sequence, the DNA window tgacccagattcctatgggaCCCAGTGCTCGTGAAAGTCTATGTgctccttttaagaatggggtctccgtttcccccagtcccatggagcttctgCGCAcatgccccactggccttcaatgccagatgctccgggggctctttctcccagagccagatccccacacatgagagtttgatctgaggctcagaactctcactcctgtaggttaGTCTCTGTGCTCTAGTTACTTTCCAGCCTGTGGGGCTTCCTACCCTGGAcatatggggttgcttatatagAGTAAtcgccccttctacctcttgatgtggcctcctctttgtcttctggagtaggatatctttttgaaagtttccagtccatttggttgaagattgctcagtatttggttgtaaatgctgttgtttttaggagagcagttcagctccagtccttctattctgccatcttaatcccatctccaagGACAGAGGAATCATTAATGCCTGTTTTCCATCAAATTTCTTGCGCCTGGACACGAAAGTGGTGCAGACAAAGTGATTGGTCTCTTCCACCAGGTTCTCAAACTCCAGTTTGCTTTGCTGGCTTAGTTTGTCTTCCATTTCCGTGGTGCAGCAGGTATACTCTTGAGGACAAATTCTTCAAGTGCTCCCAgaatatgaatgttcccaggccagggatcaaacccaagccacagcagcaacccaagctcaTGTATgtgactttgttgttgttttttttgttttgtctttttgctttttctagggccgtttctgcggcatatggagattcccaggctagggggtctaattggagctgtagccactggcctacaccagagccacagcaacgcgggatctgagccgcgtctgtgacctacaccacagctcatggcaacgccagatccttaacccactgagcaaggccagggaccgaacctgcaacctcatggttcctagtcggattcattaaccactgcgccacgacgggaactccatgaatgtgACCCTGAATATGTCACTTCTCTGAGTCGTATCTCCAACACGGGGATATAATAGCACTAGACATACAATACTGCATCTTTCTCAAGAACTAAACACAATTTCATGTGTAAAATACTTAGTATAGCGCTTATGCATAGCAAGGGGCTCAACATGGAGCAGCTGCTAGCACAGTTATGATGAACATTACtgccttttaaataataaatacatgaaaaatgaacAATAACAAAGCCCAGAGCAGACAAGCCTGTCTTGCCTTCCCCTCTCCAGGCTTCGAACTTGTTTCACAAGCCAAAAGGCTGGGAGAAGGTCAAGCAGCAGAGTCTACTATGGCTCCCTTGAGGCTGGCTGACCTCACACTTGGTCATTCTGCTTTACCTGACTAGGACTCCACCAGACCGTGAGCTCCTCAAGGGCAGGAATCCTCTAAAACATCTGCCTCGGCCCAGTAGCAACACTTAGTAAATAAAAACTCagggctgtggaggaaagggaaccctgctacactgttggtgggaatgtaaactagtgcaaccactgtggagacaGTATAGAGGttcattagaaaactaaatacaggagttcccttcgtggcacagtggttaacgaatccaactaggaaccatgaggttgtgggttcgatccctggcctggctcagtgggttaaggatctggtgttgccatgagctgtggtgtaggtcacagatgcggctcggatctggcattgctgtggctctggtgtaggccagtggctacagctccgattagacccatagcctgggaacctccacatgctgtgggtacagccctagaaaagacagaaagacaaaaaaaaaaaaaagataattaaatatatagctaccatatgatacagcaatcctgatactgggcatacatctggagaaaaccgtaatttgaaaaaaatacatgaaccccagtgtttactgcagcactatttacaatagccaagacatggaaacaacctaagtgtccctcaaaagaggaatggataaagatgtggtacataaacacaatggaacattactctgccataaaaaaagaatgaaataccatttgcaacagcatggatggacctagagattaacatactaagtcagagaaagacaaatatcacgtggtttcacttacatgtgaaatctaataaaaaaaacagtaaaaaagaacttttttacaaaagaaaaacagactcaaaggtttctttcttttttttttcctttttagggccgcacacacagtatatagagattcccaggctagcggtcaaattggagctacggctgccggcctacgccagagccacagcaacccaggatccaagccatgtcttcgacctacaccaaagctcatggcaacaccagatccttaacccactgagcgaggccagggatcgaacccgcatcctcatggatcctagatgggttagttaactactgagccatgaagggaattcccagactcaaagattttgaaactgaacttatggttaccaaggggggaAACATTGTGGGAAGGGTTAATTAGGTTGGGATTAACAAACTCTTATACACagaatagataagtaacaagaagctactgtagagcacagggaaatctgaatactctgtaataacccaatctggaaaaaaatggatatacgtatatgtatactgatttactttgctgtataccactaacacagcattgtaagtcaaccagactccaataacattaaaaaaaaaaattaggagttcccgtcgtggcgcagtggttaacgaatctgactaggaaccatgaggttgcgggttcggtccctgcccttgctcagtgggttaacgatccggcgttgctgtgagctgtggtgtaggttgcagacgcggctcggatcctgtgttgctgtggctctggcgtaggccagtggctacagctccaattcgacccctagcctgggaacctccatatgccacgggagtagcccaaagaaatagcaaaaagaccaaaaaaaaaaaaaaaaaaaaagaaagaaaaaaaaaattagcaaatatgtAGTGGTATTCTCTCTGGACCTAAAGCTGCATGGGAACGATGATGCAGGTATGACATGGGGTTCCACAGTGAAGGATATTTTGGAATCCTACAGGCCTGGGGTCACAGGAGCCTGTGCAGAGAGGCAGAGGCCTGGAGTAAAGGCAGGTTTCATGTCCCATTAGCAACCCCCATGCAACCCATGATCCATTCATCAGAATCCTTGTATATTTCCAGAAAGGTCATCTCCCACATTTCTGCACTGGCTGACCTCTGCCTGACCTCCACTTGGCTATTTATTTCTTACTGATTCTTTAGGGCTCAGCATCAAGGAATATGCCCTCTTGGAAGCCCCAGGCCTCCACTTGCCTTGACAGCTCAGGCCGCGAGGTCTCAGCTCTCAGGACTCCCTCACTGGTTGAGATTTGTAAGGTCACCAAAATGCCCTATGGATTCCCTCACCCATCCCAGGGAGAAGAGCTAAAAACCACAAGAGAGCCAATTTAGGTATCAGGAAGAGATTCCTGGCAACAGGTGAAAAGCATAGGAGTGATAATctgaagagagaagagaacaaagaCCTTGAAAGggtctttcccttccttccaggTCAGCGCAGTGGAAGCTTCAGTCAGGCAAGCAAAAGATGGGGCGATGCCTCAGGTGTTTGAGGGCCTGGCTTATCTGAGAGGGTGAGGGCTTACCTGCTGGCGCATCCTGCTCAGTGTGGTCAGCCAGGGTTCTGGGTTGCAGACACGAGGAGTGCTAGCCACCTGGTCATGGGGGCACAGGCTGGGGCATGGGTCCAGCCAAGGGCTCCGTTCTGGAGGAATCTCTGAGACAAGTTACCCTAGGGCCTGTGgtaggagagagagaagacaagggTCACACAGAGGTGAGGGCCTCTCCAGAGTGACTTGATCCTGCTCCTCCCACCAAGCAGGAGGGACCAAAATGAACAGGGACGAGCCTAGCCTGGGCAGAGGGGGTGAGTCCATCCCGCCCCGCCAATTAGGGAACAGGGGAAACTTTCAGGAGAGCCCCCAGAGGGTCCCTGGGCTCCTTCGGGGCCAGGCTAAGTACGGGGTTTGGGATGGGCTGCAAATCTGGGTGAGTGTGCCATGGAGGATGAGGGCACTGAAAGGCAGAGAAGCCTCTCCTGCAGACAGAAATCTCCTATCTTAGGACAGCCAGTAGTCAGTGGGGTGGGAAGCCtggagtcaatttttttttttttttttttttttggctttttagagctgcacctgaggtatacgaaggctaggggttgaatcagagctgcagccgctggcctaggccacagccacgggggatccaagccacaccacagctcacagcaacaccggatccttaacccactaagcaaggccagggatggaacccgcaacctcatggttcctagtcggatttgtttccgctgcgccacaacaggaactcctgaggttaATTCTTGATGTTGCAGGAAAGTTGTTGTGGGAGGGCCCAGTCCTTCACTGGTAAGCCACCTCACCTTCCCCGCCCACCTTGAAAAGGGggagcgggagttcccgtcgtggcacagtgattaacgaatccgactaggaaccatgaggttgcgggtttggtccctgcccttgctcagtgggttaaggatccggcgttgccgtgagctgtggtataggttgcagacgcggctcggatcccgcattgctgtgtctctggcataggccggtggctacagctccgattggacccctagcccgggaacctccatatgctgtgggagcagcccaaagaaatagcaaaaaaaaaaaaaagaaagaaagaaagaaaagggggagcGTAAAATCTACCTCCCCAGGAGTGGCTGTGAAGGTCAATCAGGTGAAAGCACTCTATCTACACAAAACGCAAACCCGAATCCGCGTTCAAGGGGGAAGACTGTTAGTCCTGTTACTAAGGATGGATAATCCATGTGGAAGCACTAATCAGGTGGAACAGTCCAGTTTCAACTTTAAAAAGGGGAAGGTATCAGAGAAGGGAAATCAGAGAGAGGCGTTTGTGAGGCTGGGCCAAGGCTAATCTCCGGAAATCTGTAAGTAACTTTCAGGCACCTTCCAGGCCTCACACCTCCCCAGCAAGGAGGTGTCTGTAATTGGACTGACCTTGgtggaaactttttcttttttaattgtctttttagggccaaagctgtggcacaaaaaggttcccaggctaggggttgaatcagagctgtagctgctggcctacaccacagccacgccagatctgagccgcatctgcgacctacaccacagctcacggcaatgccagatccttaacccactgagtgcggccagggatcaaacctgtgtcctcatggatgccagtcagattggtttctgctgagccatgatgtgaactccagtagaaactttttttttttggtcttttctagggccactcccgtggcatatggagattcccaggctaggggtcgaattggagctgtagccgccggcctacaccagccagagccacagcaatgcaggatccgagccgcgtctgcaacctacaccacagctcacggcaacgccgggtccttaacccactgagcaagggcagggatcgaaccctcaagctcatggttcctaggcggatttgttaaccactgcaccacgatgggaactccctccagtagAAACTTTAAGGCTCTGAATACATTCAGCTTTTCAGAGAACTCAGGGATAGGGACTTCCATGGAAGTTAGCAAAAAGACACTTCAGGCAGAGGAGGGCATCAGGACTGTGCTGGACACATTCACCCTGGACACTGGCTGTACCCCATGCAAGGGAGAGCCATGCGGAGGACTCTCGAGACTCAAGGCCAACAAATCCCTCAACTGGAACCTCATCTTGAGAGAGCACCAGAGGGGAAACACGACAGGTTGTGGGGTTACAATCCAGAGCCCCAAATCACCGAAAACAATTCAGAGGAGCTCGTTAAGCCTTATTCCACGTCCCCGTTGGCAAAAAGAACTACTAATACCCAGACCTCACAATGCTGAGTGCAGGGTCAAACAGGACAGTACCTCTGAGAGTGCGCTGCAGATGTCGGTTGTTAGGATGCAAGATCCACTTCCAGCCAGAATCAAGTCAGGTGAGAGCGGTTTTCTCCAGTTCTCCCAGCTCTTTGCTCCCTTGTCGGCTTCGCAGTTACAAGCCAAGAGTTTCTGGAAAGGGTATGAAGGGTGTGTCGACTGTGGGCAGGAGGGAGACGGTAATGAATAGATGAAAACCCCAAGTCAGGGCAAGACAAGTGGCAACCTGACCGTCAgctcctcccctctcttcccccaCCGCCTCTGGTCCTTTCTCGGCTCGGAGGACAGTGGGAGGGCCGCCGAGAAAGAGCAGGGTAAGGGTCCTGCCCGCCCTGCCCCCAGGTTCCCGGCGGGAACCGGGCACTCCCTGTCCCGGCGAGGTGCCCGCCGGGCCCAAGGGTTTGAATGCCGCTCCAAAAGCACCTGACACGGGGAGAGCATGTCCTTCCAGGGAAGGGGAACGTGACCCCAGCCAAGGGCGCCGCTGCCCTGACGCCTCCCGGGGCCAGCCGCCCCCTCCCAGGTCCCTAAGTAGGGAGAGGAGCAGGAGCGGGGACCTACCCCTCACCCCGGGCCGCCCCCTGCCGGCACGCGGGTGAGTGACCATGAAAAGTCCTTGTTCTGGGCTCTCTCCTCGGTAAGAGACGGtcaaaaagaaaagggcaaagggaAGGGAGAGACGCCCTTCTCTCCCTCAGCGCTACGGGAGCCTACCCGCCTCTCTTGCCCTTTCGGGCTCGGGAAGAGCTTCGGACCCTGCTGGGGGGAGGCACTCACCGGTCCCACAGCCCGAGCCGCCGAGCGTGCGAGCCCCGCCGGCCCGACTGGAAAGGGAGACGGGCGGGCTGGTGAAGGCGGCGGGAAGAGCCCGGGGCGTGGAGGGGGCGGGAGCCAGCAAGTGAGGAGGGAAAGCGGGAACGCCGGGTGGCACCCGCCGGCTGCCGCTCCGGCCGAGTGGCCAGGAGCCGGCCGGCTCCTCCCCCGGGGCGGGGCGCGCACTGGAGGCGCGGGGTGCACGTGGGCCGCCCGGGACGCCGGGGTCCGGAGCTGGGGGTTCGATTCGGGAGGCAACATTCTGAGAGCCTCGAGTAAGAGTGCGGGAGAGACGAAAGGGAGGGGGGCCTGGGCCTCCCAGTGGGAAGACCGGGAGCCCTGACCGCCGCCACTGACGGGCTCTCGCCGTGGGCTCTGAGGGCCAATGGTGAGGTGCCGGACGCGCCTTCTCTGCTCGGGCTCCCCTGACCGACCTGCTGGCGTCTCGGCCAGAAAGGACCTCGGCTGGGCAGGACCAAGACAGAGAAGGACGCGCGTGGGGCGTGGAAAATGGGCGCGCTCCTGGGCGGGGACGCGGCCCGGAAGCGCCCGCTGCCCCGCGTCGGCCGGAAACGCCACTCGGGGGGGCGGAAGCGGCCGCCTTCCTTGTGGTGCGTGGGTCCTCCAGGCCGGCTTACACAGCCCTTTACTGGGGGCCGCCAAGACCACCAGGAACACGTGAGGTATAAGGGCAGGGACAGCCAAGGCGCTTGTCTGCCGCGAAAAGGGCTCTTTTATTTGAAGGCCAGCCGGTTCtgatcgtttttttttttcctccggtGCTATTGTTGCCGAGACGGGCCATCACGCATGCAAGCATTCTTTTATTCAGTGTGGTTCTTGTTTGGTCAACAAACGTGTTCTTCCTGTGTGCCATTTTTCAGACACTGATATGTGGCAGAgaggttttatttccatttaaaacaacTAACACTCCTCCATCATTAGCGTCCATTCTACCTATCGACACCTTAACCTGTAAATAAGGTAAGGAGCTGCCTGGGGCTCAGGAGATCACTGAAGGATTCGCATTTTGTACTAGAGGCAGCATGTTCAGAGAGGATCTGGGCAGAAGCCAAGGCTCCCAACTCCAAAGTATACTAAATACTTTCTCTTTCCcagtccctctcctcctccctctcagaTTTGACTCTAAATCATTAGTTAGGTGTATTCAATTTTCATTACATTATCTTCATGACATAGACAATGCTTTGTAGTAGGAATTCCTATTCTACTGTGATTCCATTCTCAGTTTATTTCTCAACTTCACCTTCTTTGTGAGTCTGCCTTATACTGAGACTACCTAAAGCTTTTTAACCAATAATTTCATACTGTTAGTATGACATCCTTATCCTCACATAATTGGTGTTAGGCTTCTGCCATAGTCCTAAGGAGATGGGGAATTGCAAGTCGTAGATTCTGCAGTGAAATCCAGGAATGAGTAAAGTCAAGTCaggtatatgtaatatatatgccgggagttcccatagtggcgcagcggaaacaagtccaactagtatctgaagattcaggtttgatccctgctgtATCTCAGTGGtccgggatctggcgttgctgtgagccgaggTGTAGGTCTTAagtgcagtttggatcctgtgtggctgtggcataagctggccgctgtagttccaatttgacccctagcctgggaacttccatatgccttgggtgtggctcaaaaagcaaaaataggagttcctgtcctggctcagtggctaacgaatctgactagaaccatgaggttgcgggttcgatctctggcctcacttagtgtgttaaggatccggtgttgccatgagctgtggtgtaagtcgaagacgaggctcggattcccccgttgctgtggctgtgccgcaggccagcggctacagctctgactagacccctagcctgggaacctccatatgccgcaagtgcggccctggaATATacaaggagacaaaaataaataaataaataaaaacaaaaataaataaatatgccaaTTCCATGAGAATGTTCTTTTCCATAAATGCATTCCTTTGCTCTTGTTttcacaggaagaaaaaatgtCTCAAAAGCAGATGAAGGAAGCTTTTGTCAGTAATCACAATGGAACGAGCGTGCTGGAAATCACTGAGGGCTTGTGCTTGCCTGCGTTCTGTATCCTATGCAGAGGGCTCCTGATTGTTCTCTCACCGCACTTACGTTCTTCTTCACACACCTGGAGAACTCGATTCTTCATTGACTTTGCCTTCCTAATAGTTCCCCTGGTGATCACTTTGACTGTTTTCTCTACATTTGTCCTCCTTGAGTACCTCATTGTAATTATCTTTGGGGCAGGGCTGTTCTATGAAATATACTGCAGGAGAACTTGCTATGCTGGAATGCCTGTCCAGAAAATCCTTGAAAAATTCTTGAAAGTCAGTCTAGAATCAGAATACATTCCAGCCGTCTCCTGTTTCCGTGTAATTAATAGTGCATTTACTGCTGTTGCCATTTTGGCTGTGGACTTCCCACTTTTTCCCAGAAGATTTGCCAAAACCGAGCTCTACGGGACAGGAGCAATGGATTTTGGAGTAGGAGGCTTTATTTTTGGGACTGCAATGGTTTGTCCAGAGGTGAGGGGAATATATACAAAAGGGTCCAGACTTTGTTATCTTAGAAAGTCATTGTGTTCTGTTTGGCCATTAGTCCTCCTAGGAATGGGGCGATTGGTCATTATAAAATCCATAGGCTATCAGGAACATTTAACCGAGTATGGAGTTCATTGGAACTTTTTCTTTACCATAATAGTTGTGAAATTGATAACGTCActgcttttgattatttttccccTAAATAAATCCTGGATTGTGGCTCTCAGCATGACTGTATTATACCAGCTAGCTCTTAATTTTACCCCACTGAAAAGTTTCATTTTGTATGGTACTGATGGCAGTGGCACAAGGGTTGGCTTATTAAATGCCAATCGAGAAGGAATAATCTCTACCTTGGGGTACGCGGCGATACACATGGCCGGTGTTCAAACAGGGTCATATGTGCTTAAGAAAAGACCACATATCAAAGACTGGATAAAAGTAACATATTGTGTTCTACTGACAGCTATTGGCCTCTTCATAGCTCTTTACATACTTCAGGTAACTGTAGAAGTAGCATCTCGAAGAATGGCCAATTTAGCCTTTTGTATTTGGATAGTTGCTTCTTGCCTGATCCTTCTTAGTAGTTTATTACTGGGTGATATAATTTTGAGTTTTGCCAAATTTCTAATTAAAGGGGCAGCAGTACCATGTTCTTGGGAACTTATCCAGTCACCTGgcataaataaaaagcattcagaATCTCTAGTCTCTAAAGCTGAAAGAAAGGAACCCATTTGTTGTTTAATCACAGCAATGAACAGAAACCAGTTAATCTTTTTCTTGCTGTCAAATGTAACAACTGGCCTAATCAACCTGTCAGTAGATACATTACACAGCAATACCTTGTGGGCCTTATTTCTGCTCAATCTCTACATGTTTAGCAACTGCTTAATTATATATGTGCTACACTTGCAAAATAAGACTATAAAATTTTGGTGATCAATTAGGGGAGGATATGTTTTGAGCTGTATTATTcaatgagaaagaataaatataaaatgtgaagaaaatgggGTTTTGGCAACCCAGTGttaactatattttattataaaattaagttTCTTTCCTACTGTAACAGTGGTGATGcttaatgttttaaatgtatgGCAAGGCTATATAAAGCAAACCAACACAGAAGGAACAAAGCCCTTGTGATTTATTAGAATACTTataaatttcagtattttaaagaaattgttgTATTTACAGTCATGACACTGGAAGACTGGAGGGTGTGAGGAAGATTTTGACTTTGTCTTATATCACCTATCaccattctgtatttttattgtatgtattatttttataatatttacattaaaatatccCAGTCGTGGAATTGTCAATTCTTTACTGCtcaattttaatcttaaaaaagattca includes these proteins:
- the PIGW gene encoding phosphatidylinositol-glycan biosynthesis class W protein, yielding MSQKQMKEAFVSNHNGTSVLEITEGLCLPAFCILCRGLLIVLSPHLRSSSHTWRTRFFIDFAFLIVPLVITLTVFSTFVLLEYLIVIIFGAGLFYEIYCRRTCYAGMPVQKILEKFLKVSLESEYIPAVSCFRVINSAFTAVAILAVDFPLFPRRFAKTELYGTGAMDFGVGGFIFGTAMVCPEVRGIYTKGSRLCYLRKSLCSVWPLVLLGMGRLVIIKSIGYQEHLTEYGVHWNFFFTIIVVKLITSLLLIIFPLNKSWIVALSMTVLYQLALNFTPLKSFILYGTDGSGTRVGLLNANREGIISTLGYAAIHMAGVQTGSYVLKKRPHIKDWIKVTYCVLLTAIGLFIALYILQVTVEVASRRMANLAFCIWIVASCLILLSSLLLGDIILSFAKFLIKGAAVPCSWELIQSPGINKKHSESLVSKAERKEPICCLITAMNRNQLIFFLLSNVTTGLINLSVDTLHSNTLWALFLLNLYMFSNCLIIYVLHLQNKTIKFW